The Kryptolebias marmoratus isolate JLee-2015 linkage group LG7, ASM164957v2, whole genome shotgun sequence region ttacagacgatgatctgtggaagtgttcctgagcagaacagaaccagaagatcacaagtatccaatattgactttgtcctcagaggtttctacagattcttcagatctgttgatgattttataTGCTGCAGATGATGGGATGTTCAAAAACGTCCCAATTTAACTTTGAGGAACATTCCAGTCCTCTTaatgacctgttgccaattagcGTAATTAGTgactagtttattttttttcaacttacttttacaacctttttgtTGCCCATGGATAAACTTTAAAGAGATGTGTTACTGCCACAAAATTCACAATTACCTAATTTCTTACATGaaaatggtacaattttttAGCTTCAACATTTGATAGGTTTACTATGTtcaattgtgaataaaaaatagattaatgagatttgcaaatcattgtattctggttttatttacattttactgaacATCCCAACTGTTCCTAAACTGAGGTTGTAGTCTTTTATGTTTCTTATTTCAGAAACATtgaacagttttgttgttgttgttgttttcgaTCTAGTTGGGACATTTATGActctttttacacattttaatacTTTATACTCTTCTCTCTGAACTTTAACCCTCCAGGATTGTTTCTCTGCCAACAAGatcatctttaaaacttttgcccATCACTGCTGCCATGTCTGACCTTGTTCTTGGCTTCCTTCTTCTGATGTTCTCCTGCAAAGGTAACTTCTACAACACAAACATAGATGTATCAGTCTGGTATGTGTTGAAGGACTCTGACTAAAAGCAGTAATCAGTCATTGACCACATCTTTATAATCTTAACATTAGTTCcaaatgtgaaatgttttcaaatgttcTAACCTAACCAGTGGAGTTCTGTCcaagacagacagcagctcaaaacagaaataagtaaaatacatactgtaaacagaaaattatctaaaaaaatacacttcacaTTAATGAGTCAAGCTAGCAGTTTAAAAGGAGAAACCAGAGAAGAGCTTTGCTCAGGAGAATATATCATTGTTTAACTCCAGGAGGTCAAAGCAGATCATCCATCACAGAACATTAAACAGCTGACTTTTCTTTCCCAGCTTCCTCACAGGAAATAGCTCCATCTCTGATCGTTAGAGCAATGGTTGGTGATGACACTGTTTTGCCGTGCCACCTGAAACCTCCCAAAGATGCTACTCAGATGACAGTGGACTGGGGAAAACCTGATCTGGAAcccaggtttgtgtttgtgcggTATGTTGGGAAGGATCATCTGGTCAACCAGAACCTGGCCTACAGAGGAAGAACTTCACTGTCAGCTGACAAACTGAAGGACGGAGACGTCTCACTGAGACTCTCTGATGTGAGACACTCTGACAATGGAAGATATAGATGCTACATCCCCAAAGAGAAAGAATATTTTGTTGAGCTTCTGGTTGGTAAGTAAATTAACTACCTTATAAAACAT contains the following coding sequences:
- the LOC108246189 gene encoding myelin-oligodendrocyte glycoprotein, whose protein sequence is MSDLVLGFLLLMFSCKASSQEIAPSLIVRAMVGDDTVLPCHLKPPKDATQMTVDWGKPDLEPRFVFVRYVGKDHLVNQNLAYRGRTSLSADKLKDGDVSLRLSDVRHSDNGRYRCYIPKEKEYFVELLVGSASSAGISLAGLDEGSSGVVLDSELLWRKDTTTTLPAESNRRTSTRAERHMYMFQMISSWSGLTALFLSA